A genomic segment from Vibrio panuliri encodes:
- a CDS encoding ABC transporter ATP-binding protein gives MSELAQQVEPAEILLSVNNIEVVYDEVILVLRGVSLEVPKGQIVTLLGANGAGKSTTLKAISGLLKTEDGEVTRGEITFMGERIDNKNPEEIVRSGIFQVMEGRRIVEDMTVIENLRLGAYTRTDNEVEQDIEMVFNYFPRLKERTGLAGYLSGGEQQMLAIGRALMARPKMILLDEPSMGLSPLLVKEVFGIIEKINKEHGITMLLVEQNANFALQAADYGYIMESGKIVLDGSKHALLNNEDVKEFYLGGGEGERKSFKNLKSYKRRKRWL, from the coding sequence ATGAGTGAATTAGCACAGCAAGTAGAACCCGCAGAAATCCTGCTATCAGTCAACAATATTGAAGTTGTGTATGACGAAGTGATTCTCGTTTTACGTGGGGTAAGCCTTGAGGTTCCTAAGGGCCAAATTGTCACGCTGTTAGGGGCGAATGGTGCGGGAAAATCAACAACACTAAAAGCGATTTCCGGTTTGTTGAAAACGGAAGATGGTGAAGTGACCCGTGGCGAAATTACCTTTATGGGCGAGCGGATAGACAACAAAAATCCAGAGGAAATTGTTCGTTCAGGTATCTTTCAGGTGATGGAAGGTCGCCGTATCGTTGAAGATATGACCGTGATTGAAAACTTGCGCTTGGGGGCGTATACGCGAACAGATAATGAAGTCGAACAAGACATAGAAATGGTGTTTAACTATTTTCCCCGCTTGAAAGAGCGTACAGGTTTGGCTGGCTATTTATCTGGTGGAGAGCAACAGATGCTCGCGATTGGGCGCGCATTAATGGCTCGCCCAAAGATGATTTTGCTCGATGAACCCTCGATGGGATTGTCGCCACTACTGGTAAAAGAAGTGTTTGGCATTATTGAGAAAATCAATAAGGAACATGGCATTACCATGCTATTAGTTGAGCAAAATGCCAATTTCGCCCTGCAAGCGGCGGATTATGGCTACATCATGGAATCGGGCAAGATAGTGCTAGATGGCAGTAAACATGCGTTGCTCAACAATGAGGATGTGAAAGAGTTCTATTTGGGTGGTGGCGAAGGCGAGCGCAAAAGCTTCAAAAACCTTAAGTCGTATAAACGCCGTAAGCGTTGGTTATAA
- a CDS encoding ABC transporter substrate-binding protein has translation MNKGYLATTLVLSSALFTGTVQAKDSVFVGHLVDFSGPTAYVSKPYGSGVRDALKWINANGGIDGTELEFETVDMAYKVPVAISNYKRWVARKNMVAMQGWGTADTEALISFVTKDKVPVFSASYSGHLTDPTGKNPKTAKPAPYNFFYGASYSDACRALVKWAKDDWDAKGNTGAPKFTHIGDNHPFPNAPKKACAEYAKELGFEVQNPVVVSLKPGDFKAQCLSLKESGTNYGYIANLGGSVISLVKSCNTVGTDFQYMANIWGGDKPVIEAAGDGLKDYVFPGMTAFWGDDSEGMKLVEEISAQSSQDPNQFRTHHYIRGVCSAFYMKEAMEWAKANGGITGENIKQGMYVRDNWVPKGLEGVCIPANWQQDDHRGTTTVNVFMGNNQGGNVDINKVAEVTLSRRDDWLGY, from the coding sequence ATGAACAAAGGATATCTAGCAACAACGTTGGTTTTGTCATCAGCCCTGTTCACAGGCACGGTACAGGCGAAAGATTCGGTGTTTGTTGGGCACTTAGTGGATTTCTCTGGCCCAACCGCTTACGTGAGTAAGCCTTATGGTTCGGGAGTTCGAGATGCGCTTAAATGGATTAACGCAAATGGTGGTATTGATGGCACCGAGTTGGAGTTCGAAACCGTCGATATGGCCTATAAAGTTCCAGTCGCTATTTCCAACTATAAGCGTTGGGTTGCTCGCAAGAACATGGTGGCGATGCAAGGGTGGGGTACCGCGGATACAGAAGCGCTTATTTCATTCGTTACCAAAGACAAGGTTCCCGTTTTTTCGGCCTCTTACTCTGGTCACTTAACCGATCCTACCGGCAAGAATCCTAAGACCGCTAAACCAGCACCTTATAACTTCTTTTATGGCGCGTCATATTCAGATGCTTGTCGTGCGTTGGTGAAATGGGCGAAAGACGATTGGGATGCCAAAGGAAACACCGGTGCGCCTAAATTTACCCACATAGGTGATAACCACCCATTCCCAAATGCGCCGAAAAAAGCATGCGCAGAGTATGCGAAGGAGCTGGGTTTTGAAGTGCAAAATCCAGTGGTGGTGTCGCTAAAACCAGGAGATTTCAAAGCACAATGTCTGTCACTCAAAGAGTCGGGAACTAACTATGGCTACATTGCCAATTTAGGTGGCTCGGTGATTTCACTGGTTAAGTCCTGTAATACGGTGGGGACAGACTTCCAATATATGGCCAATATTTGGGGTGGTGACAAACCAGTGATTGAAGCCGCGGGTGATGGTCTTAAAGACTACGTATTTCCGGGTATGACAGCATTCTGGGGGGATGACAGTGAAGGGATGAAGCTGGTGGAAGAGATCTCCGCGCAATCATCTCAAGATCCTAACCAATTCCGTACTCACCATTATATCCGAGGCGTTTGTTCTGCGTTTTATATGAAAGAAGCGATGGAATGGGCGAAAGCCAATGGGGGGATTACCGGAGAAAATATTAAGCAAGGTATGTACGTCCGTGATAACTGGGTTCCTAAAGGTCTTGAGGGTGTGTGCATTCCGGCCAATTGGCAGCAAGACGACCACCGAGGCACAACAACCGTCAATGTATTTATGGGTAACAACCAAGGAGGTAACGTAGACATCAATAAAGTTGCCGAGGTGACATTGTCACGCAGGGATGATTGGCTAGGTTACTAA
- the murQ gene encoding N-acetylmuramic acid 6-phosphate etherase: protein MKLDINHLVTETRNVASQNIDTLSTFEMLKVINDEDKTVAYAVEKTLNEITQVVDAVTSAFEQGGRLIYMGAGTSGRLGILDASECPPTYGTPAEQVVGVIAGGHTAIFKAVENAEDSPQLAVTDLEQINFSHKDVLVGIAASGRTPYVIGGMEYAKKQGAFVACIVCNPTCPMIDAADVAITPIVGPEVVTGSSRMKAGTAQKLVLNMLTTGAMIRSGKVFGNLMVDVEATNAKLVQRQTNIVVEATGCTDAQAELALEACGRHCKTAILMLLADLTADEAAKLLAQKRGFIRAALSDV from the coding sequence ATGAAGTTAGACATTAACCATCTAGTCACTGAAACGCGCAACGTTGCAAGCCAGAATATAGATACGCTCTCTACATTTGAGATGCTTAAAGTGATTAATGATGAAGATAAAACGGTCGCATATGCAGTGGAAAAGACACTCAATGAAATTACTCAAGTTGTTGATGCGGTGACCTCTGCTTTTGAACAAGGCGGGCGTCTGATTTACATGGGGGCAGGCACATCAGGTCGATTGGGCATCTTGGATGCGAGTGAGTGTCCTCCTACTTATGGTACGCCCGCAGAGCAAGTGGTAGGGGTGATTGCTGGTGGGCACACAGCCATCTTTAAAGCGGTGGAAAACGCTGAGGATTCTCCGCAACTTGCTGTTACTGATCTTGAACAGATCAACTTTAGTCATAAGGATGTGTTGGTCGGAATTGCAGCAAGCGGACGTACCCCTTATGTGATTGGTGGTATGGAGTATGCCAAGAAACAAGGCGCGTTTGTCGCTTGTATCGTTTGTAACCCAACATGCCCAATGATTGATGCCGCCGATGTTGCGATTACGCCAATCGTTGGACCTGAAGTGGTAACAGGCTCTTCTCGAATGAAAGCAGGCACAGCGCAAAAGCTCGTGCTAAATATGCTGACGACTGGAGCGATGATTCGCTCAGGTAAAGTATTTGGCAATCTAATGGTTGATGTTGAGGCGACCAATGCCAAATTGGTGCAACGTCAAACCAACATTGTCGTGGAAGCAACGGGCTGTACTGATGCACAAGCGGAACTGGCGCTAGAGGCATGCGGTCGTCATTGCAAAACGGCAATTCTTATGTTGCTTGCGGATTTAACGGCAGATGAAGCGGCCAAGTTACTGGCCCAAAAACGCGGGTTTATCCGCGCTGCATTGTCTGACGTTTAG
- a CDS encoding methyltransferase domain-containing protein produces the protein MEKSQAPQIDAQFWDQLFTTGNMPWDRNQTPKELAQFLSANSLPSKPHKATHVFIPGCGAAYEVKSFIEHGYQVIAMDYSQQAVSVARSQLGQHADAVQYGDVFSAQFAHPFEIIYERAFLAALPRDYWQDYFKMVEQLLPTGGLLVGYFVISDDYRSRFPPFCLQTGELAQRLGEAFKCITCSPVKDSVAVFAGKEYWMIWQKR, from the coding sequence ATGGAAAAATCACAAGCACCACAAATTGATGCCCAGTTTTGGGACCAACTCTTTACGACTGGCAATATGCCGTGGGACAGAAATCAAACCCCAAAGGAGCTCGCACAATTTCTCTCTGCTAATTCTTTGCCATCTAAGCCCCATAAAGCGACGCATGTATTTATCCCCGGATGTGGGGCAGCATACGAGGTAAAGAGTTTCATTGAGCACGGTTATCAAGTCATCGCGATGGATTACAGTCAGCAAGCGGTGAGCGTAGCGAGAAGTCAACTTGGTCAACATGCCGATGCGGTTCAGTATGGCGATGTATTTAGCGCTCAGTTTGCCCATCCGTTTGAGATAATCTACGAACGGGCGTTTTTAGCGGCACTACCAAGGGATTATTGGCAAGACTACTTTAAAATGGTTGAGCAACTATTACCAACCGGAGGTTTACTCGTGGGGTATTTCGTTATTAGCGATGATTACCGCTCGCGCTTCCCTCCTTTTTGCCTGCAGACGGGCGAACTTGCTCAACGGCTTGGTGAGGCGTTTAAATGCATCACTTGCTCCCCAGTTAAAGACAGCGTCGCAGTGTTTGCTGGCAAAGAGTACTGGATGATTTGGCAAAAGCGATAA
- a CDS encoding MurR/RpiR family transcriptional regulator: MSITHIILLSRNKLPTSGRRIADWIIANPEEVLALTSQELATKIEVGQSSIVKFTQRLGYRGFSQFKRALIEEMSRKSAIQHAPLHANIETSDSTATIIQKLIKAKSEAIFQTSNALINSPFESVVNLVDQANRVQIVGMGGSALSGKDLAYKLLKLGVAVISEFDSHVQVGIARTLGPKDVQIALSFSGQTKEINAAAEAAKERGATVVALTAPTPSELRDLADFNLDTIADESQHRASSMSARTAQNVVTDALFISLVKLRGDSGQEMIQDIASHIKQLS, translated from the coding sequence ATGTCGATCACCCATATAATTCTGCTATCTCGCAACAAGTTACCGACGAGTGGCAGGCGCATTGCTGATTGGATTATCGCTAATCCCGAAGAAGTACTCGCCCTAACAAGCCAAGAATTAGCCACTAAAATTGAAGTTGGGCAATCGAGTATCGTTAAATTTACTCAGCGTTTAGGTTATCGCGGATTTAGTCAGTTCAAACGCGCATTGATAGAAGAAATGAGTCGTAAAAGTGCTATCCAGCACGCTCCATTGCACGCCAATATCGAGACGAGTGATTCTACCGCCACTATTATTCAAAAGCTGATAAAAGCTAAGTCGGAAGCGATCTTCCAGACCAGCAATGCGCTAATTAACAGCCCGTTCGAAAGCGTTGTTAATCTTGTTGATCAAGCCAATCGTGTCCAGATCGTCGGTATGGGAGGGTCTGCACTCTCTGGCAAAGACCTAGCCTATAAACTACTTAAACTGGGTGTTGCCGTGATTAGTGAGTTTGATAGCCACGTTCAAGTCGGAATCGCCAGAACACTTGGCCCTAAGGATGTGCAAATTGCCCTTTCGTTTTCAGGACAAACCAAAGAGATTAACGCAGCGGCGGAAGCAGCAAAAGAGCGAGGAGCAACAGTGGTAGCGCTTACCGCGCCAACGCCAAGCGAACTGCGCGATCTTGCCGATTTTAACCTCGATACCATCGCTGATGAATCACAACATCGAGCCTCATCCATGAGTGCCAGAACCGCGCAAAATGTGGTCACGGATGCGCTATTTATTAGTTTAGTTAAACTCAGGGGCGACTCTGGTCAGGAGATGATTCAAGATATTGCATCACATATCAAACAGCTAAGTTGA
- a CDS encoding phenylacetate--CoA ligase family protein, with protein sequence MSELLKDGSKAVFDDKESMNQQQREQRLFGPLPKLLELAKRQSEHYALLLADCNSTDIVDRHSLATLPITRKFHLPMQQKQNPPFGGINNVSLGEMARVFQSPGPLYEGQSHERDFWRMGRAFFAAGFRRGELVHNSMSYHFSPGGFIMDGGARACGCAVFPAGVGNTDAQVEAIEQLKPTGYAGTPSYLVTLLERYQQMFQKSGSITKALVSGEAVTGEMEVLFKRYGVTVTQAYASAELGLIAYQETGSSDLVVAEDIIVEIVDPDGSPVEQGEVGEVVVTSLDDKFPLIRYATGDLSAQVVAKPPSSRTNMRLKGWLGRADSAVKVKGLFIYPHQVQEICRRHNVKGSLLIERDGVKDTITFCCHDSHVAAQDIQVTMQSVTKLKGDVLFVAERQDDRSLIKDLRTN encoded by the coding sequence ATGAGCGAATTACTCAAAGATGGAAGCAAAGCGGTGTTTGATGACAAAGAATCAATGAACCAACAACAACGAGAGCAGCGTCTATTTGGCCCGTTACCAAAACTGCTCGAACTGGCTAAACGGCAGAGTGAACATTATGCGCTGTTGTTGGCGGATTGTAATTCAACTGACATTGTCGATCGCCATTCACTGGCAACGCTACCGATTACGCGCAAGTTTCATCTACCGATGCAGCAAAAGCAAAATCCTCCCTTTGGCGGCATCAATAACGTTTCGCTGGGTGAGATGGCAAGAGTGTTTCAGTCGCCCGGCCCTTTATATGAGGGGCAAAGTCATGAGCGAGATTTTTGGCGTATGGGGCGAGCATTTTTTGCGGCTGGGTTCCGCCGCGGTGAGCTTGTCCACAACTCGATGTCTTATCATTTCTCGCCAGGTGGATTCATTATGGATGGTGGTGCGAGAGCATGCGGCTGCGCGGTATTTCCCGCCGGTGTTGGCAACACCGACGCTCAAGTTGAAGCAATTGAGCAGCTCAAGCCAACAGGTTATGCCGGCACGCCATCTTATTTGGTCACCTTATTAGAGCGTTATCAACAGATGTTCCAAAAAAGCGGCTCCATTACCAAAGCATTGGTGTCGGGAGAAGCGGTGACTGGTGAGATGGAAGTATTGTTTAAGCGTTATGGTGTTACAGTGACGCAGGCTTATGCTAGCGCGGAACTTGGCTTAATTGCGTATCAAGAAACAGGTTCGTCTGACTTGGTCGTTGCTGAAGATATTATCGTTGAAATTGTTGACCCTGATGGAAGTCCGGTTGAACAAGGGGAGGTAGGAGAAGTCGTCGTGACATCCCTTGATGATAAGTTTCCGCTAATTCGCTATGCCACGGGTGATTTGTCGGCGCAAGTTGTTGCCAAGCCGCCGTCGTCTCGTACTAACATGCGTTTAAAAGGCTGGTTGGGAAGAGCGGACTCAGCGGTTAAAGTCAAAGGGCTTTTTATTTACCCGCATCAGGTGCAAGAGATCTGTCGAAGACATAATGTTAAGGGGTCATTATTGATCGAGCGAGATGGGGTAAAAGACACCATTACCTTCTGTTGTCATGATAGTCACGTTGCTGCGCAAGATATTCAAGTCACGATGCAATCAGTGACTAAACTGAAAGGGGACGTACTCTTTGTTGCTGAACGTCAGGACGATCGCTCGTTAATCAAGGACTTACGTACGAACTAA